A DNA window from Tenuifilaceae bacterium CYCD contains the following coding sequences:
- a CDS encoding peroxiredoxin, translating to MDKVQIFADWQEGMAFEAEVNGHKLMLDADEKVGGTNKGPRPKPLMLVALAGCTGMDVISILKKMKVDVINFRVWVEAEQTEEHPKHYSTMKVIYEFWGKNLPLENINKAISLSEEKYCGVSAAYRKGMTITHEVRINEE from the coding sequence ATGGATAAAGTACAAATTTTTGCCGATTGGCAGGAGGGAATGGCTTTTGAAGCCGAGGTAAACGGGCACAAACTCATGCTCGATGCCGACGAAAAAGTTGGTGGAACCAATAAAGGACCACGCCCAAAGCCATTAATGCTTGTTGCACTAGCAGGCTGCACAGGAATGGATGTTATATCAATACTAAAGAAAATGAAGGTTGATGTGATAAATTTCCGTGTTTGGGTGGAAGCCGAGCAAACCGAAGAGCACCCCAAGCACTATTCTACAATGAAGGTAATATATGAGTTCTGGGGCAAAAACCTACCTCTGGAAAACATCAATAAGGCTATTAGTCTATCTGAGGAAAAATACTGTGGTGTTAGCGCTGCTTACCGAAAAGGAATGACAATAACCCACGAAGTTCGCATCAATGAAGAATAA
- the truA_1 gene encoding tRNA pseudouridine synthase A, whose product MPRFKLTLEYDGSRYRGWQFQREVPTVMGKLMDAIKEVYNKHDYELYGSGRTDAGVHALAQVAHLDIDSTLSPSSAKSKLNDALPASINILRIEKAKPNFHARYDAIARSYVYHISTRKTAFGKDFVWWIKDELNVKAMADATVHFVGMKDFKSFGTPEKEGESTLVKLDQLKIFEIDDSILIHIVGSHFLWKMVRRIVGTLVEVGKGNLSNDDIDLLFHQHSDLPAKFTAPPAGLYLERVYYPGDKIAEEPVWLMNIISF is encoded by the coding sequence ATGCCTCGATTCAAACTTACTTTAGAGTACGACGGTTCCCGTTACCGTGGTTGGCAATTCCAACGTGAGGTTCCCACCGTTATGGGTAAATTAATGGATGCTATCAAGGAGGTTTACAATAAACACGACTACGAGCTTTATGGCTCTGGACGAACCGATGCTGGCGTACATGCCCTTGCTCAGGTTGCCCATTTAGACATCGATTCAACACTCTCTCCCAGTTCCGCAAAATCTAAGCTGAACGATGCATTGCCTGCGTCTATCAACATACTCAGAATAGAAAAGGCCAAACCAAATTTTCATGCCCGATACGATGCCATCGCCCGAAGCTATGTGTACCACATATCAACCCGAAAAACAGCATTTGGGAAGGATTTTGTTTGGTGGATCAAGGATGAGCTCAACGTCAAAGCTATGGCCGATGCAACAGTTCACTTTGTTGGGATGAAAGATTTCAAATCATTTGGAACACCCGAAAAAGAAGGCGAATCAACTCTCGTAAAACTTGACCAACTTAAGATATTCGAGATAGACGATTCCATTCTAATACATATTGTTGGCTCGCACTTCCTATGGAAAATGGTGCGCCGCATAGTTGGAACTTTAGTTGAAGTGGGCAAAGGCAATCTTAGCAATGACGATATCGACTTATTGTTCCATCAGCACTCCGACTTACCTGCAAAATTTACCGCACCACCAGCAGGTTTGTACCTCGAAAGGGTTTACTACCCTGGTGACAAGATTGCAGAAGAGCCTGTTTGGTTGATGAATATTATTAGTTTTTAG
- a CDS encoding AmmeMemoRadiSam system radical SAM enzyme — protein sequence MIARYYTKKEDSNVTCELCPHNCHIKPDKSGACGVRNNINGTLEVVCSGMIASSGLDPIEKKPLYHFFPGSKIFSVGGYGCNLKCAFCQNHDISQYIPERSNGWKLIQPNDLVLKAKVLPENIGIAYTYNEPTVFFEFMVQTAELVKQENLKNVMVSNGFINLKPLDELLELIDAFNIDLKSFSDSFYHELTGGRINPVLNTLSRIKDSGKHLEITFLVIPTKNDDPKDANAMFTWIADNLGNDTVLHINKYYPAYKMQIPPTSTAKLTELYEMAKSRLKHVYVGNLHSEEMGCNTICPSCHATVIKRSGYHTAITALDSRGFCKICGYGPIATME from the coding sequence ATGATTGCTAGATACTACACCAAAAAAGAGGATAGCAACGTAACCTGCGAACTTTGCCCCCACAATTGTCACATCAAACCCGATAAATCAGGAGCTTGTGGCGTTCGTAATAACATCAACGGAACGCTTGAGGTTGTTTGTTCTGGCATGATTGCCTCCTCCGGGTTGGATCCCATAGAGAAAAAACCGCTGTACCACTTTTTCCCTGGATCAAAAATATTCTCTGTTGGAGGATATGGCTGTAACCTTAAATGTGCTTTTTGCCAGAATCATGATATTTCGCAGTATATCCCAGAACGCAGCAATGGCTGGAAATTAATACAGCCCAATGATCTGGTTCTAAAGGCCAAGGTACTCCCCGAAAATATTGGCATTGCATACACCTATAATGAACCCACAGTTTTTTTTGAATTTATGGTTCAAACTGCTGAACTAGTAAAACAGGAGAACCTTAAGAATGTTATGGTATCGAACGGTTTCATCAACCTTAAGCCGCTTGATGAACTGCTTGAATTAATTGATGCGTTCAACATCGATCTAAAGTCTTTTTCGGACAGCTTCTACCACGAATTAACCGGAGGGCGAATAAATCCAGTTCTTAATACCCTATCAAGAATAAAAGATTCGGGCAAACACCTTGAAATTACGTTTCTTGTAATTCCCACTAAGAATGATGATCCAAAAGATGCAAACGCAATGTTCACATGGATTGCGGATAACCTAGGAAACGACACTGTTTTACATATCAACAAATACTATCCTGCATATAAAATGCAAATCCCGCCAACATCCACAGCCAAACTAACGGAACTATACGAGATGGCTAAAAGTAGATTAAAACACGTTTACGTTGGAAATCTCCATTCCGAAGAGATGGGCTGCAATACAATTTGCCCCTCATGCCATGCAACTGTAATAAAACGATCGGGCTACCACACCGCAATTACAGCATTAGATTCACGAGGATTCTGCAAGATATGCGGGTATGGACCAATTGCAACAATGGAATAG
- a CDS encoding nitroreductase encodes MLSDLVKKNRSYRRFYQDRIIERSQLVELVDLARLCPSGRNLQPLKFYISNEPILNRDIFPALAWAGYLKNWDGPVEGERPSAYIAILEDQKISYSCQWDQGIMAQTIMLGAVEKGLGGCIIGSVKKEELAKLLNLPEHLKIALVLALGFPKEEVVVENISDDGSVVYWRDSAGVHHVPKRSIDDLIVG; translated from the coding sequence ATGCTAAGCGATCTAGTAAAGAAAAACCGCAGTTACCGGCGATTTTATCAAGATAGAATTATTGAACGATCTCAATTGGTTGAATTGGTAGATTTGGCGAGGCTTTGCCCTTCGGGCAGAAATCTGCAGCCACTTAAATTTTATATTTCGAATGAACCAATTCTTAATAGGGACATATTTCCAGCCCTAGCTTGGGCAGGTTATCTCAAAAATTGGGATGGTCCTGTTGAGGGGGAACGGCCATCTGCATATATCGCTATTCTGGAGGATCAAAAAATATCCTACTCATGCCAGTGGGATCAGGGGATAATGGCGCAAACAATTATGCTAGGCGCTGTTGAGAAAGGGCTTGGCGGATGTATTATTGGCTCAGTGAAAAAAGAGGAGTTGGCCAAATTATTAAATCTTCCCGAACACTTAAAAATAGCGTTAGTCCTTGCTCTTGGCTTTCCTAAAGAAGAAGTTGTTGTGGAGAATATCTCAGATGATGGAAGTGTTGTTTACTGGCGCGATAGCGCAGGTGTGCATCATGTTCCCAAGCGTAGTATTGATGATCTGATTGTAGGGTAA
- the sodB gene encoding superoxide dismutase [Fe] translates to MKHELPKLPYAADALKPVMSAQTIEFHYGKHHQAYVNNLNNLIVGTPFEDASLETIIKEGEGGIFNNGAQVWNHTFYFEAFSPSPKSVPTGRLLRLIESDYGTLAELKERFSKAAETLFGSGWVWLVLNNQGHLEICQESNAGNPLRRGLKPLLTCDVWEHAYYLDYQNRRPDYVQGFWNLVDWKVVEERLG, encoded by the coding sequence ATGAAGCATGAACTTCCAAAGTTACCTTATGCTGCCGATGCACTAAAACCAGTAATGTCGGCTCAAACAATCGAGTTTCACTATGGTAAACACCATCAGGCTTATGTTAATAACTTGAATAATTTGATTGTGGGCACACCCTTTGAGGATGCTTCGCTTGAAACAATTATCAAGGAAGGCGAGGGTGGAATTTTCAATAATGGAGCGCAGGTTTGGAACCATACTTTTTATTTCGAGGCATTTTCGCCATCTCCTAAATCTGTACCCACTGGTCGCCTACTCCGATTAATAGAATCGGATTATGGAACTTTGGCTGAATTGAAGGAGCGTTTCAGCAAGGCTGCGGAAACTCTATTTGGTTCGGGATGGGTTTGGTTAGTATTGAATAATCAGGGTCACCTTGAGATTTGTCAGGAGTCGAATGCGGGCAATCCTCTTCGCCGTGGATTGAAGCCATTATTAACCTGCGATGTTTGGGAGCATGCGTATTACCTAGATTATCAGAATCGTCGTCCTGATTACGTACAGGGATTTTGGAATTTGGTTGATTGGAAAGTGGTAGAGGAACGATTGGGCTAA
- the sodA gene encoding superoxide dismutase, whose translation MNTNNNQKRKAMSFQLPALKYDYKALEPYIDAITMEIHHTKHHAAYTNNLNSAIDGTSLLAFPIEEILKDTSKHSAAIRNNGGGYYNHNLYWEIMSPNGGGEPSGELLKMIQKSFGSFGEFREKFSNAAATRFGSGWAWLVLDNRELKIFSTPNQDNPLMDVAEIKGFPLIGLDVWEHAYYLKYQNRRPEYIQNFWNVLDWKVVEKRFESKI comes from the coding sequence ATGAATACAAATAACAATCAAAAACGTAAAGCTATGTCATTTCAACTACCAGCACTAAAATACGATTATAAGGCGTTAGAGCCTTATATTGATGCTATAACAATGGAGATACATCACACAAAGCATCATGCTGCATATACCAATAATTTAAATTCTGCAATAGATGGAACTTCGCTCTTGGCTTTTCCGATAGAGGAGATACTAAAGGATACGTCGAAGCATTCTGCTGCAATTCGTAATAATGGAGGTGGCTATTATAACCATAATCTTTACTGGGAAATAATGTCGCCAAATGGAGGTGGAGAACCTTCCGGAGAACTCCTGAAAATGATTCAAAAGTCTTTTGGATCATTTGGAGAGTTTCGGGAAAAGTTTTCTAATGCAGCAGCAACACGATTTGGATCAGGGTGGGCTTGGCTTGTGCTTGATAACAGAGAGTTGAAAATCTTTTCGACCCCGAATCAGGACAATCCACTGATGGATGTTGCCGAGATTAAAGGCTTCCCTTTAATTGGGTTAGATGTATGGGAACATGCCTACTACTTGAAGTATCAGAACCGAAGGCCGGAATACATTCAAAATTTTTGGAATGTGTTGGACTGGAAGGTGGTAGAAAAAAGATTTGAGTCTAAAATTTAG
- the mqnD gene encoding 1,4-dihydroxy-6-naphtoate synthase: MKLKLNFSTCPNDTFMFGAMVSNKINTKGFYFDLHLADIEELNRLAEDGYPDITKLSYGAFPYVADKYQLLDSGSALGKGVGPLVVSKRKIYPDEVPFVKVALPGERTTAHLLFNLAFPNANQKKFYLFSEIMDVVMSNEVDVGVIIHESRFTFEQKGLLKVMDLGNYWEKKSGMPTPLGGIAVRRDLPEYVKVDLNGMLRESVEYAFEKPQEVMPYVKQYAQEMEEEVMLRHIDLYVNRYSLSLGQNGRNAVMKLLKASGQLRNNFDVSNFFVG; encoded by the coding sequence ATGAAGTTGAAGTTGAATTTTTCGACCTGCCCGAACGATACCTTTATGTTTGGAGCAATGGTTTCCAATAAAATTAATACAAAGGGGTTTTATTTTGATTTGCATCTTGCTGATATTGAGGAACTAAACAGGTTAGCGGAGGATGGCTATCCTGATATAACTAAGTTAAGCTATGGGGCTTTTCCGTATGTGGCAGATAAGTATCAACTACTCGATTCGGGTAGCGCTTTAGGCAAAGGGGTTGGCCCTTTAGTTGTAAGTAAGCGCAAAATTTACCCCGATGAGGTTCCTTTTGTTAAAGTTGCTCTCCCGGGAGAGCGAACCACTGCCCATCTTTTATTTAACCTTGCATTCCCGAATGCTAATCAGAAAAAGTTTTACCTGTTCTCAGAGATTATGGATGTGGTAATGAGCAATGAGGTAGACGTTGGTGTTATTATTCATGAGTCGAGATTCACTTTTGAGCAAAAAGGGTTGCTTAAGGTTATGGATTTGGGAAACTATTGGGAAAAAAAATCGGGAATGCCAACACCATTGGGAGGAATAGCAGTTCGGAGGGATTTACCCGAATACGTTAAAGTTGATTTGAATGGAATGCTTCGGGAAAGTGTTGAGTATGCTTTTGAAAAACCTCAGGAGGTAATGCCTTACGTAAAGCAATATGCTCAGGAAATGGAAGAGGAGGTTATGCTTAGGCATATCGATTTATATGTGAATAGATATTCTTTGAGTTTAGGTCAGAATGGCCGAAATGCAGTGATGAAATTGCTTAAAGCATCCGGTCAACTTCGGAATAATTTTGATGTAAGTAATTTTTTTGTTGGTTAA
- the mqnB gene encoding Futalosine hydrolase codes for MFVKSDIQIGKPVNLKAQSHQNIDIIVTGVGAVPTVFHLARFVDGYDLIFNIGIAGSYSDKLKLGQVVNICKDTFGDYGVDDNGKFMSLYRAGLMEKKSLIEGDVMVNPWAEKFSIPEIAKVKGVTLGTASGSEEVISRIANTWNPDVETMESAAIFYSCLYTGKPFLCIRAISNVVEPRNRSNWKIGEALTNLHDQVLKLFSNLDVIDL; via the coding sequence ATGTTTGTAAAATCTGACATTCAGATTGGCAAGCCCGTTAATCTAAAAGCACAGTCACACCAAAATATTGACATTATTGTAACAGGGGTTGGGGCTGTTCCCACGGTTTTTCACTTGGCTCGATTTGTAGATGGATATGACTTAATCTTTAACATTGGGATTGCCGGAAGTTATAGTGATAAGCTAAAACTTGGTCAGGTTGTAAATATTTGTAAGGATACGTTTGGTGATTATGGTGTTGATGATAACGGTAAGTTCATGTCGTTATACAGAGCCGGCTTAATGGAAAAAAAATCATTAATTGAAGGCGATGTTATGGTAAATCCTTGGGCTGAGAAATTTTCGATTCCAGAAATAGCAAAGGTAAAAGGAGTAACGCTGGGAACTGCTAGTGGCTCAGAAGAAGTTATTAGTAGAATTGCAAATACATGGAATCCTGATGTTGAAACAATGGAAAGTGCTGCCATTTTTTATTCGTGCTTATATACTGGCAAACCTTTTCTATGCATAAGGGCTATTTCGAATGTTGTTGAGCCAAGGAATAGAAGTAACTGGAAAATAGGTGAAGCTCTTACCAATTTGCACGATCAGGTATTGAAACTATTTTCAAATCTTGATGTTATAGATTTATAG
- a CDS encoding 6-carboxy-5,6,7,8-tetrahydropterin synthase — protein MPIAYITRRERFSAAHRLYRDDFSEQENFDNFGNCSHKNWHGHNFELFVTIKGEINPKLGFVANLKTVSKLIRDLVVEKLDHKNINIDVDFMKGKLASTENLAVSIWEVLDQPIKNLGASLHCVKIQETENNFVEYFGDK, from the coding sequence ATGCCAATTGCATACATTACCCGTAGAGAAAGGTTTAGCGCAGCTCATCGCCTTTACCGTGATGATTTCTCGGAACAGGAAAACTTCGATAATTTCGGCAACTGCTCACATAAAAACTGGCACGGCCATAATTTTGAATTGTTTGTAACCATTAAAGGAGAAATCAATCCAAAACTAGGTTTTGTTGCAAACCTAAAGACAGTTAGCAAGCTGATACGTGATTTGGTTGTTGAAAAACTCGATCATAAGAATATCAATATCGATGTTGATTTTATGAAGGGAAAACTGGCATCAACTGAGAACTTGGCTGTTTCTATTTGGGAGGTGTTAGATCAACCTATCAAAAATTTAGGAGCCAGTTTACACTGTGTAAAAATACAGGAAACCGAAAATAATTTTGTAGAATATTTTGGCGATAAGTAG
- the folE gene encoding GTP cyclohydrolase 1 produces the protein MEIINSGAAINENEGYSRIDKWNAETTQKLADHYKAILEILGEDINREGLQRTPIRVAKAIQFLTHGYNVDPFEIVRSTKFKEDYPQMVIVKDIELYSMCEHHMIPFYGKAHVAYIPNGYITGLSKIARVVEAYARRLQVQERLTMQIRDCIQETLNPIGVAVVIEAGHMCMQMRGVQKQNSVTTTSAFTGAFLTDMKTREEFIHLIGIRLH, from the coding sequence ATGGAAATAATTAATAGCGGAGCAGCTATCAATGAGAATGAGGGTTACTCAAGAATTGATAAGTGGAACGCAGAAACCACTCAAAAGTTAGCGGATCACTACAAAGCTATTCTTGAAATTTTGGGAGAAGATATTAACCGTGAAGGACTTCAACGAACACCTATCCGAGTGGCCAAGGCAATTCAATTCCTTACACATGGATACAATGTAGATCCATTCGAAATAGTTCGGTCTACAAAGTTCAAGGAGGATTACCCCCAAATGGTAATTGTAAAAGACATTGAACTTTACTCAATGTGCGAGCACCACATGATACCATTTTACGGGAAAGCACACGTTGCGTATATTCCCAATGGCTATATAACTGGCTTAAGCAAGATTGCTCGCGTGGTTGAAGCTTATGCTCGACGATTACAGGTACAGGAAAGGCTAACCATGCAGATTAGAGATTGCATACAAGAAACCCTAAACCCAATTGGAGTTGCCGTTGTTATTGAGGCTGGCCACATGTGCATGCAGATGCGTGGCGTACAAAAACAGAACTCAGTTACAACCACCTCGGCTTTTACCGGAGCATTTTTAACAGATATGAAAACCCGAGAAGAGTTTATTCACTTAATTGGAATTCGATTACACTAA